The following nucleotide sequence is from Juglans microcarpa x Juglans regia isolate MS1-56 chromosome 6D, Jm3101_v1.0, whole genome shotgun sequence.
GCTCAAGGTCACGGACAGGACCATCAATGTACAGTCTTGTGAGAAGATCAAGAACGGCACGGTGCGCTCAACATTCACGGTTAACTCCACCATTGTTGAAATGCTCCAAGGAAAGATTGGAAAGCAGCAATTACATCCGATCCCGAGGTGGTCTGACTGTGATTGTAAACTTTGCATTTCTTGGAACTCTTCTTGCAAAGAAACTCTGTTCGTTCGAGCCGAAGGACCCAAAGGTAATAGCTAAAACACCATAAAACTATAATTAACATGGACTTGGACCTTCattgatattcatttttttagattaattcaCATTAGATTTGGTCTGGACCGTCTGGTATTTATGCTGTATTTATGATGTCAGATACAGCACGAGAAGATGTGTTGTTCATTCATGGCTTCATTTCATCTTCAGCATTTTGGACAGAAACGctttttccaaatttctcaAGCGCTGCTAAATCGACATATCGCTTGTTTGCCATTGATCTGCTTGGGTTTGGAAGAAGTCCAAAGCCAACCGACTCTCTTTACACGCTAAGGGACCACTTGGACATGATAGAACAGTCCGTGCTGGAACCATACAAAATCAAGTCTTTGCACATTGTGGCTCATTCTTTAGGTTGCATCTTGGCTCTTGCACTCGCTGTTAAGCACCCTGGCTGTGTGAAATCCTTAACCCTACTTGCACCAGTAAGTAATTCCCTTAGTTGTTAAATTATCTTTATTAACTTCACCCGGATGTAAATCAAGCCACTCCAACAAATTTGACATGAAATCGCAGCCATATTACCCGGTGCCAAAGGGAACACAAGCTACACAATACGTGATGAGAAGGGTAGCTCCGAGGCGTGTGTGGCCGCTGATTGCGTTTGGAGCGTCGATTGCATGCTGGTACGAGCACATTTCCCGGACAATTTGCCTGCTCATTTGCAAGAACCACCGATTGTGGGAATTTCTCACCAAACTCGTCACTAGAAACAGGTAATTATTGATCATCAACTCCATCCATCTAGCTACCACCTAATTAAGACTGGCGAAGCACCCAACTTTGCATTACATTCAATAATCATCCCATTTATTTACACATGCACCTTTTCATCTGCATCATGTTTTAGGTTCCCTATAAATACTGCATATTTAAAAATTCCAATCAGCGTACCAACTTAATCAATAATCACCAACCTCATCcaacccttttttttcctttccttcttaatttatgatttgttttgttttttcccctttgGTTCTGACTTGAAAGTGACGTACAAATTGAACACTTTCACCGTTTAATGagattgtttaaaaaaaataggagacTAGAAGGTCGTCATATATCCTTTGTGCTAGATACCTgatccatatatatttatatagatggCATTTtcgaaaagaaaaatgcaaaatgtacttaaaaaaaatttataaaaaatttacttctttaTATGTCAGTTTTTAATAtgctgaaaatcatgaaatttaaaatttaaattaaaaaaactaacaaaatgagtgttgtaaataaaattataagcaaaAATATAAGCACATGTAGCACAGTTTATCTAGCAGTACTATTTGAAtcagaaattaaaaagaagggaaaaaaatagatgTTTCAAACGAGCGAAAGtgagtaaaagaaaattatggaaGAAGCAGCAAGGAAATGGTCCACCCTGATCAGTTAAGAGTCGTTGATCAATCTGGCGGGGGGCAGATCCATATTTAAGGGGTTCCTGTGCAACGCAAGAGTCATATATGGGTACAATATTGATGGGGTCGGTCGTATCCTGTGCACTGGAAACAAGTCTCGCATTGATATTGATGGGGTTGTTTCTAGTCCAAGTCGATCGGTGATTGACCATACAGCGAGCGATACTCCCTAATGAATTGACTCATCAAAATCTTTTTTAGATACTTTTTTTAGATGGGTTACTCGAAACAAAATTTGTTTCAAGTTCTTATTTGAACTCAAAAGATCTCAATTGGGAGAGAAATAGATACATAAATTAAGACTCACAATATTTATTGCtacttgtataaat
It contains:
- the LOC121236218 gene encoding probable lysophospholipase BODYGUARD 3 yields the protein MAVMGKTKSVLTLTGRVINEAVSFIVFSLLDLFDFLLCYFYKLADFFMEAEWKPCYCSSGKEAITSSGKILVSEQGKSKIVCLSSSKLQLEEISDTLYTRPSLVSEVSNLTVTELKRLKVTDRTINVQSCEKIKNGTVRSTFTVNSTIVEMLQGKIGKQQLHPIPRWSDCDCKLCISWNSSCKETLFVRAEGPKDTAREDVLFIHGFISSSAFWTETLFPNFSSAAKSTYRLFAIDLLGFGRSPKPTDSLYTLRDHLDMIEQSVLEPYKIKSLHIVAHSLGCILALALAVKHPGCVKSLTLLAPPYYPVPKGTQATQYVMRRVAPRRVWPLIAFGASIACWYEHISRTICLLICKNHRLWEFLTKLVTRNRIRTFLLEGFFLHTHNAAWHTLHNIICGTASKLDAYMDAVRDHLKCDVAVFHGQDDELIPVECSHNVKERIPRARVKVIEKKDHITIVVGRQKSFARELEEIWRNSSRN